One Proteinivorax tanatarense DNA segment encodes these proteins:
- a CDS encoding Mu transposase C-terminal domain-containing protein, whose protein sequence is MLVTVNTLVSWYVKDEKKTERILWLDRKTDVAFVIDINENKLPTLKILSEIEKEVESGSASVEVNDKWQKNITENKLQKNHKEKRDRRWTIIEKIATKEPDIYMKEKRSMLLKEAAKAHNVPEGSIARILKLFWRGGKTKNALTPDYQKAGGRGKEKSAGGIKRGRPRKQGEIFGEGVNIDERIKEIFQAAVNKYYYSYNQNTLRFTYEMMLKEYFSDKATTDTGAKIPVIKSSSEIPTYNQFRYWYQKQRDFKKEVRLRRGAKKYEQQNRSVLGNSTSEALGPGSIYQIDATIGDVYLVSQFNRNWVIGRPVIYGIIDVFSRLVVGIYVGLEGPSWTGAMMALANAAMDKVQFCKKYGIEITEKQWPAQHLPDAILGDRGELEGKNVENLISSLGVKIQNTPPYRADWKGIIEQNFKTTNQRVKPFTPGAVNVDFNERGDKDYRLDAKLTLKEFTQIIIRSVLFHNNYNILKNYNREDMMIEDDVELLPLSLWKWGIANRSGKLKSVDADIIKLSLLPNATAAVTSRGIKFKKMYYASNLTIQENWFEKARNKGYWKVDVSYDPRNMKYLYVHAGGHGEFEKCQMLDYQESYFDKFFEEIEFLQEKEKNDIKKMEEQELQQKVEMMTEVEQIVKKAEIEFEKELEHVSKSQKIRGIRENRKLEKEYNRGDEAFELQKTPKRDAELIKLKGQKPHENQDEMDLLRKKQREAFFTDD, encoded by the coding sequence TTGTTAGTAACTGTTAATACGCTAGTTTCTTGGTATGTAAAAGACGAAAAGAAAACAGAAAGAATCCTTTGGCTTGACAGAAAAACAGATGTAGCATTTGTCATTGATATAAATGAAAACAAACTCCCAACTTTAAAAATATTAAGCGAAATCGAAAAAGAGGTGGAAAGCGGCAGCGCATCTGTAGAAGTGAATGATAAATGGCAGAAAAACATAACCGAAAACAAGCTACAAAAAAATCATAAAGAAAAGAGAGATAGAAGATGGACGATAATTGAGAAGATAGCAACAAAAGAGCCTGATATTTACATGAAAGAAAAAAGAAGTATGTTACTAAAAGAAGCTGCAAAAGCGCATAATGTACCCGAAGGGAGCATAGCTAGAATATTAAAATTATTTTGGAGGGGAGGCAAGACAAAAAATGCCTTAACCCCTGATTATCAAAAAGCAGGGGGGAGAGGAAAAGAAAAATCAGCTGGAGGTATAAAGAGAGGGAGACCCCGAAAACAGGGGGAAATCTTTGGAGAGGGAGTTAACATCGATGAAAGGATAAAGGAGATATTTCAGGCTGCTGTGAACAAATACTACTATAGCTATAACCAAAACACATTAAGATTTACTTACGAAATGATGCTGAAAGAATACTTTTCAGACAAAGCTACAACTGATACTGGTGCGAAAATTCCTGTCATAAAATCAAGCAGCGAAATTCCAACCTACAATCAGTTCAGATATTGGTATCAAAAACAGCGAGATTTCAAAAAAGAAGTTAGGTTAAGGCGTGGTGCTAAGAAGTATGAACAACAAAATAGGTCTGTTTTAGGAAACTCAACATCTGAAGCTTTAGGGCCAGGTTCAATTTATCAAATTGATGCAACTATAGGCGATGTTTATCTGGTGAGCCAATTTAATAGAAATTGGGTCATAGGTAGGCCAGTAATCTATGGCATAATTGATGTTTTTTCGAGGTTAGTTGTTGGGATATATGTGGGTCTTGAGGGCCCATCTTGGACTGGTGCCATGATGGCCCTTGCTAACGCAGCTATGGATAAAGTACAGTTTTGCAAAAAATATGGAATTGAGATAACTGAAAAACAATGGCCGGCTCAACATTTGCCTGACGCTATTTTAGGGGATAGAGGGGAACTAGAAGGAAAAAATGTTGAGAATTTAATTAGTTCTTTAGGCGTTAAAATACAAAATACCCCTCCATATAGAGCTGACTGGAAAGGTATTATCGAACAGAATTTTAAAACGACAAATCAAAGGGTGAAGCCCTTTACGCCAGGTGCGGTTAACGTAGATTTTAACGAAAGAGGAGACAAAGACTATAGGCTAGACGCTAAATTGACGTTAAAAGAGTTTACACAGATTATAATAAGGTCAGTACTATTTCACAATAACTACAATATTTTAAAAAATTACAACCGAGAAGATATGATGATTGAAGATGATGTGGAACTGTTGCCGCTTAGTCTTTGGAAATGGGGTATAGCTAATCGCTCTGGAAAGTTAAAAAGTGTAGACGCTGATATAATTAAATTGAGCTTGTTACCTAACGCAACGGCGGCAGTTACAAGTAGGGGTATTAAATTTAAAAAAATGTATTATGCTTCGAATTTGACAATTCAAGAAAACTGGTTTGAAAAGGCAAGAAACAAAGGTTATTGGAAGGTAGATGTATCTTATGACCCACGAAATATGAAGTATCTTTACGTGCATGCTGGCGGTCATGGCGAGTTTGAAAAATGCCAAATGTTAGATTATCAGGAGAGTTATTTTGATAAATTCTTTGAAGAAATTGAGTTTCTTCAAGAAAAAGAAAAAAATGATATTAAAAAAATGGAAGAGCAGGAACTGCAGCAAAAAGTGGAAATGATGACTGAGGTAGAGCAGATTGTCAAAAAGGCAGAGATTGAATTTGAAAAAGAGTTAGAGCATGTAAGCAAATCTCAAAAAATCAGAGGCATAAGGGAGAATAGAAAACTTGAAAAAGAGTATAACCGTGGGGATGAAGCTTTTGAACTGCAGAAGACCCCAAAAAGAGATGCTGAACTTATAAAACTAAAGGGCCAAAAACCTCATGAAAACCAAGATGAAATGGACTTACTGAGAAAAAAGCAAAGGGAGGCATTTTTTACCGATGACTAG
- a CDS encoding TnsA endonuclease C-terminal domain-containing protein — protein sequence MSKNNNTWSERKFTRFIKEGRGQGRGSGYKPWLTIQDFPSKGRVSRLKGWKTNRIHHFFTDTQTRFFYLLEWEDAVIDIREHFPLFNLEEKIDTKDINMENFKDKESGFPYTISTSFLITIKDCHGNLEYAARSIKADYELEKKRTLDRLELERRYWKAKGIDWGILTQKEINKTKAKNIEWIHAAYFLLENEEKAKDLGYLTEVLQEELTKSSLQVRLALKKFDEELKLETGTALMLFKHLIARKKIVVDLEKEIKLNLKPDELIARFNEKVREGEGLVSNC from the coding sequence ATGTCAAAAAATAATAATACATGGAGCGAAAGGAAATTTACTCGGTTTATTAAAGAAGGGAGAGGCCAAGGCAGAGGAAGTGGCTATAAACCGTGGCTTACAATACAAGACTTTCCTTCTAAGGGGAGAGTGAGTAGGCTAAAGGGGTGGAAAACAAACAGAATCCATCATTTTTTCACAGACACCCAAACTCGTTTCTTTTATTTACTTGAGTGGGAGGATGCTGTAATTGATATCAGAGAACACTTCCCCCTGTTTAATCTCGAAGAAAAAATTGATACTAAAGACATAAACATGGAAAATTTCAAAGACAAGGAAAGTGGTTTTCCGTACACAATTTCCACAAGCTTTCTAATCACCATAAAAGATTGTCATGGGAATTTAGAATATGCAGCTAGAAGCATCAAGGCTGACTATGAGTTGGAAAAAAAGAGAACCCTAGACAGACTTGAATTAGAAAGACGATATTGGAAGGCCAAAGGAATTGATTGGGGAATCTTGACGCAAAAAGAAATTAATAAAACTAAAGCCAAAAACATCGAATGGATTCACGCTGCATATTTTCTTTTAGAAAATGAAGAAAAAGCTAAAGATTTAGGTTACCTAACGGAAGTTCTGCAGGAGGAATTGACAAAAAGTAGCTTGCAGGTAAGATTAGCGCTCAAAAAATTTGATGAAGAGCTAAAACTGGAAACAGGAACAGCTTTAATGCTGTTTAAACATTTGATAGCAAGAAAAAAAATAGTGGTAGATTTAGAAAAAGAAATCAAATTGAACCTGAAGCCAGACGAGTTAATTGCAAGATTTAATGAAAAGGTGCGGGAGGGGGAGGGACTTGTTAGTAACTGTTAA